One stretch of Euwallacea similis isolate ESF13 chromosome 6, ESF131.1, whole genome shotgun sequence DNA includes these proteins:
- the LOC136409635 gene encoding zinc finger protein 664-like: MDIEKWCRICSIEVKCGVFLFSEEAKQAFLHAKIRKYLSVSVNLEDKLPKMICEDCIVKINGFHSFATMALKNQEKMTRCVLSTPVSPEPTKTDNVSLLHTYLTKITEDKDSSLNEPEETEMEVRVDPMSVLQCCLEESEPETDSELMPEDPAQEEDEESDEDPEAQSGLQESGSSESDNSENTCIIYLCSVCKRSFSSNNALQQHMYIHSATYTKRILSFSFNKFQTNLATVFVNNTQMEKKEDDAQNGETQENTEKEEPSVIYKCPICAKDITSKGALKVHLETHRPKGQYGCDICGRVFKTQCNLFRHKEYHQGVQFPCEVCGRVYPTNSTLRAHSITHSDLRPHKCPLCDKTFKRNQDLKFHINQHTGARPYQCPYCPKAFASSGNCFSHRKRMHPIEVERDRERAAKIMR; this comes from the exons ATggatattgaaaaatggtgTAGAATATGCTCAATCGAAGTTAAGTGCGGTGTTTTTCTGTTCAGTGAGGAGGCCAAACAGGCGTTTTTACATGCCAAAATTAGGAAATATCTCTCTGTCTCA GTTAACTTAGAAGACAAATTGCCAAAAATGATATGTGAAGACTGCATAGTGAAAATTAACGGGTTTCATTCTTTTGCTACTAtggctttaaaaaatcaggaaaaaatGACGAGATGTGTGCTGTCCACACCAGTCAGCCCTGAACCTACTAAAACCGATAACGTATCTTTATTGCACACATATTTAACCAAG ATCACCGAGGACAAAGACTCGTCACTAAACGAGCCGGAAGAGACTGAGATGGAAGTCCGAGTTGACCCGATGTCAGTTCTTCAGTGCTGCTTAGAAGAAAGCGAGCCTGAGACTGATTCTGAACTGATGCCTGAAGATCCGGCTCAAGAGGAAGACGAGGAATCTGATGAGGATCCTGAGGCCCAATCAGGCTTGCAAGAGTCTGGCTCATCTGAGAGTGATAACTCCGAGAATACTTGCATTATCTACCTTTGCTCAGTGTGTAAAAGGAGCTTCTCTAGTAACAACGCTCTACAGCAGCATATGTACATCCATTCGGCTACATACACAAAAAGGATTCTTAGTtttagtttcaataaatttcaaacgaatttagcTACGGTGTTCGTTAATAACACGCAGATGGAGAAGAAGGAAGACGATGCTCAAAACGGAGAAACGCAGGAAAACACAGAAAAAGAGGAGCCCTCGGTCATCTACAAATGCCCTATTTGTGCCAAAGATATCACCTCTAAGGGGGCTTTGAAGGTGCATTTGGAAACTCATAGGCCTAAGGGCCAGTACGGGTGCGATATTTGTGGGAGAGT GTTCAAGACTCAGTGCAATTTATTTAGACACAAGGAGTACCACCAAGGTGTTCAATTCCCTTGTGAAGTGTGCGGAAGGGTGTATCCAACCAATAGTACGTTAAGGGCACACTCTATCACTCACAGCGATTTACGGCCTCACAAGTGTCCATTGTGTGACAAGACTTTCAAGAGAAACCAGGACTTAAAG tttcacATAAATCAGCATACAGGGGCAAGGCCCTACCAATGTCCCTATTGTCCTAAAGCATTTGCAAGTTCAGGAAACTGCTTTTCACACAGAAAACGAATGCATCCAATCGAAGTTGAACGTGACAGGGAACGTGCAGCCAAAATAATGAGATAA